In the genome of Photobacterium sp. TLY01, one region contains:
- the rsmE gene encoding 16S rRNA (uracil(1498)-N(3))-methyltransferase — protein sequence MRVPRIFHPERLPESGKVLLSDDAANHVGRVMRMQPGQEILLFDGSNAEFPAVITEAGKKQVEVAISARVERSVESPLDLHLGQVISRGDKMEFTIQKSVELGVNSITPLISERCGVKLTQDRFDKKLSQWQKIAISACEQCGRNVVPEIRPVMKLEDWCAEEFDGLKLNLHPRAQYSMNTLPAPVTRVRLLIGPEGGLSEQEISMTETFRFSEVLLGPRVLRTETAAMTAITALQVRFGDLG from the coding sequence ATGAGAGTACCACGTATTTTCCATCCTGAGCGCCTGCCTGAAAGCGGAAAAGTGTTATTAAGTGATGACGCCGCCAACCATGTCGGCCGCGTCATGCGCATGCAGCCCGGTCAGGAAATTCTGCTGTTCGACGGCAGCAATGCTGAATTCCCGGCGGTCATTACCGAAGCCGGTAAAAAGCAGGTTGAAGTCGCAATCTCAGCCCGGGTTGAACGCAGTGTCGAATCCCCTTTAGATCTGCATTTGGGCCAGGTGATCTCCCGCGGCGATAAGATGGAATTCACGATTCAGAAATCTGTCGAGCTGGGCGTAAACAGCATTACGCCACTGATCTCAGAGCGCTGCGGTGTCAAACTGACGCAAGACAGGTTCGACAAGAAACTGTCTCAGTGGCAAAAAATCGCCATCAGCGCCTGCGAGCAGTGCGGCCGCAATGTGGTACCGGAAATCCGTCCTGTGATGAAGCTGGAAGATTGGTGCGCGGAAGAATTTGACGGCCTGAAGTTGAATTTGCACCCAAGAGCCCAATATTCCATGAATACCCTGCCCGCTCCTGTCACCCGCGTCCGTCTGCTGATCGGGCCGGAAGGTGGCCTGTCGGAGCAGGAAATCAGTATGACAGAAACGTTCCGCTTCAGCGAAGTGCTGCTCGGTCCCCGGGTTCTTAGAACTGAAACTGCCGCGATGACGGCGATAACTGCGCTACAGGTCCGCTTTGGCGATCTTGGCTAA
- a CDS encoding endonuclease encodes MLIKLKWRIAVVLLSVSALPHPVLADSPPTFSKAKKLLVNIYQDHNESFYCGCRIEWQGKKGVPDLNSCGYQVRKQEKRASRIEWEHVVPAWQFGHQLQCWQDGGRKNCRKDPTFSRMEADMHNLTPAIGEVNGDRSNYRFTPWRENDGAYYGQCDIKVDFKNRRVDPPPRARGAIARTYLYMEQEYRFRLAKNQRQLMQAWHKSYPVSPWECERDRRIAKIQNKHNSFVLEACQQTGL; translated from the coding sequence ATGTTAATCAAGCTGAAATGGCGAATAGCCGTCGTACTGCTAAGCGTCAGTGCCCTGCCCCATCCCGTCTTGGCAGACTCACCGCCAACCTTCTCCAAAGCCAAAAAACTGCTGGTCAATATTTATCAGGATCACAACGAGAGCTTTTACTGTGGCTGCCGGATTGAATGGCAAGGGAAAAAGGGCGTTCCGGATTTGAACAGCTGTGGCTATCAGGTGCGCAAACAGGAAAAACGTGCCAGCCGGATTGAGTGGGAGCACGTGGTGCCAGCCTGGCAATTTGGCCATCAGTTGCAATGCTGGCAGGATGGCGGGCGTAAAAACTGCCGTAAAGACCCGACCTTCAGCCGAATGGAGGCTGACATGCATAACCTGACCCCGGCCATCGGCGAAGTGAACGGCGATCGTTCCAACTACCGCTTTACCCCCTGGCGTGAAAATGACGGTGCCTATTACGGTCAGTGCGATATCAAAGTGGATTTCAAGAACCGCCGGGTGGATCCGCCACCACGTGCCAGAGGCGCCATTGCCCGCACCTATCTTTACATGGAGCAGGAATACCGCTTCCGGCTGGCGAAAAATCAGCGTCAGCTGATGCAGGCCTGGCACAAGAGCTATCCGGTCAGTCCCTGGGAGTGCGAAAGGGATCGGAGAATCGCGAAAATCCAGAACAAGCACAACAGCTTTGTGCTGGAAGCGTGTCAGCAGACCGGACTTTAA
- the metK gene encoding methionine adenosyltransferase, whose translation MAKHLFTSESVSEGHPDKIADQISDAVLDAILEQDPKARVACETYVKTGMVMVGGEITTTAWVDIEELTRQTVREIGYVHSDMGFDANSCAVLSAIGKQSPDINQGVDRSDPKDLGAGDQGIMFGYATNETEVLMPAPVTYAHRLVERQAKVRKNGTLPWLRPDAKSQVTFAYDQGKIVGIDAVVLSTQHCDSIELPVLQEAVMEEIIKPVLPAEWLTQDTKYFINPTGRFVIGGPMGDCGLTGRKIIVDTYGGAARHGGGAFSGKDPSKVDRSAAYAARYVAKNIVAAGLADRCEIQLSYAIGVADPTSIMVETFGTEKVSHDLIVDAVRHHFDLRPYGLIEMLDLLQPIYKKTAAYGHFGREEFPWEKTDKAELLRDYANIK comes from the coding sequence ATGGCGAAACACCTGTTTACTTCTGAGTCGGTATCGGAAGGCCATCCAGATAAAATTGCAGACCAGATCTCAGATGCAGTCCTGGATGCGATCTTAGAACAAGACCCGAAAGCACGTGTTGCGTGTGAGACTTACGTCAAAACCGGTATGGTCATGGTCGGTGGTGAAATCACCACCACTGCCTGGGTGGATATCGAAGAGCTGACCCGTCAGACGGTGCGTGAAATTGGTTACGTGCATTCAGACATGGGTTTTGATGCCAACTCTTGTGCCGTTCTGAGCGCGATTGGTAAGCAGTCTCCTGATATCAACCAGGGTGTTGACCGCAGCGACCCGAAAGATCTGGGTGCGGGCGATCAGGGCATCATGTTCGGTTACGCCACCAATGAAACAGAAGTACTGATGCCAGCCCCTGTGACTTATGCGCACCGTCTGGTTGAGCGTCAGGCGAAAGTCCGTAAAAACGGTACGCTGCCTTGGCTGCGCCCGGACGCGAAAAGCCAGGTTACCTTTGCCTACGATCAGGGCAAAATTGTAGGGATTGATGCCGTCGTTCTGTCCACTCAGCACTGTGACAGCATTGAACTTCCTGTACTGCAAGAAGCCGTAATGGAAGAGATCATCAAACCTGTGCTGCCAGCAGAATGGCTGACTCAAGACACCAAATACTTCATCAACCCAACCGGTCGTTTCGTGATCGGCGGTCCAATGGGTGACTGTGGTCTGACTGGCCGTAAAATCATCGTTGATACCTACGGTGGTGCAGCGCGTCACGGCGGTGGTGCCTTCTCGGGTAAAGATCCATCGAAAGTAGACCGCAGTGCAGCCTACGCCGCCCGTTATGTGGCGAAAAACATTGTCGCGGCTGGCCTGGCTGATCGCTGTGAAATCCAGCTGTCGTACGCGATTGGTGTTGCCGATCCAACCTCTATCATGGTGGAAACCTTCGGCACCGAGAAAGTCTCTCATGATCTGATCGTTGACGCTGTGCGCCATCACTTCGACCTGCGTCCATACGGCCTGATCGAAATGCTGGATCTGCTGCAGCCTATCTACAAGAAGACAGCGGCATACGGTCACTTTGGCCGTGAAGAGTTCCCTTGGGAGAAAACCGACAAGGCTGAGCTGCTGCGCGATTACGCCAACATCAAGTAA
- a CDS encoding LysE/ArgO family amino acid transporter — translation MSLWPLLQGFGLGASMIIPIGAQNAYVLNQGIKRNHHLTTAAVCSLLDVLFISLGVFGGGALLSSNEYLLLAVTLGGIAFLLFYGSLSLKSALSQTSEEEAQMAMMARGRRAVIAGALAVTVLNPHLYLDTVVILGSIGGQFEGQDRIAFALGTILASFVWFFTLSVAAAKMAPTLSRPKVKRAIDIAVAAMMFIIAAHLAHRLLAQYVF, via the coding sequence ATGAGCCTATGGCCGTTATTACAAGGCTTTGGCCTTGGCGCCAGCATGATCATTCCGATTGGCGCTCAAAATGCGTATGTACTCAATCAAGGTATCAAACGTAATCATCATTTAACCACAGCTGCAGTATGCAGCCTGCTTGATGTGTTATTCATCAGCCTGGGGGTCTTTGGTGGCGGCGCACTGCTGTCCAGCAATGAATACCTGTTACTCGCCGTGACACTGGGCGGGATCGCTTTTTTGCTGTTTTACGGCAGCCTGTCTTTAAAAAGTGCCTTGAGTCAGACTTCTGAAGAAGAGGCGCAAATGGCAATGATGGCTCGTGGCAGGCGGGCTGTGATTGCAGGCGCGCTGGCCGTGACTGTGCTCAATCCGCACCTGTATCTGGATACTGTTGTGATTCTGGGTTCGATTGGCGGGCAGTTTGAAGGCCAGGACCGTATTGCTTTTGCCCTCGGAACCATACTGGCATCTTTCGTCTGGTTCTTTACCTTATCGGTTGCTGCGGCAAAAATGGCGCCAACCTTGTCCAGACCCAAAGTGAAACGCGCAATCGATATTGCCGTTGCCGCCATGATGTTCATCATTGCAGCCCATCTGGCGCATCGCCTGCTGGCACAGTATGTTTTCTAA
- a CDS encoding LysR family transcriptional regulator ArgP, which translates to MEGLDYRWIQALDAVVSQRGFERAAEMLCITQSAVSQRIKQLEKHMAQPLLVREQPPRPTPAGQKLLGLYRRVRLLEQELLPDIRPGENSQPLQMSIASNADSLATWLLPALSPLLRQRRIEINLMLEDESRTLDRLRSGEVVGAISMEATPMPGCVSDYLGRMDYLCVASPDFQARYFAEGVNREALMRAPAVAFDQYDDLHEVFIQQHYNLPRGSVLTHRVRSSEAFVKLALQGVAYCLIPKIQIESELDSGGLVNLTPEIMLTRRIYWHHWALESGVFSEVTAQLLAHARKRLPQ; encoded by the coding sequence ATGGAAGGACTGGATTATCGCTGGATACAGGCGCTGGATGCCGTGGTGTCTCAGCGGGGCTTTGAGCGGGCGGCAGAAATGCTGTGCATTACTCAGTCTGCGGTCTCGCAACGGATAAAGCAGTTGGAAAAACACATGGCTCAGCCACTGCTGGTGCGGGAGCAGCCACCCAGACCTACACCGGCTGGCCAGAAATTACTGGGCCTGTACCGCCGTGTTCGTCTGCTGGAGCAAGAACTGCTGCCGGATATCCGTCCGGGAGAAAACAGCCAGCCACTGCAGATGTCGATTGCTTCAAATGCCGACAGCCTGGCCACCTGGCTGCTGCCGGCACTCAGTCCGCTGCTCAGGCAGCGACGTATCGAAATTAACCTGATGCTGGAAGATGAGAGCCGGACCCTCGACAGATTACGCAGCGGAGAAGTGGTCGGGGCCATCAGCATGGAAGCCACGCCAATGCCCGGTTGTGTGTCTGATTACCTTGGCCGAATGGATTATCTGTGCGTCGCCAGCCCGGATTTTCAGGCGCGGTATTTTGCGGAAGGGGTCAACCGCGAGGCGCTGATGCGCGCCCCGGCTGTGGCATTTGATCAGTATGATGATTTACATGAAGTCTTCATTCAGCAGCATTATAACCTGCCGCGTGGCAGCGTGCTGACCCACAGGGTCCGCTCCTCAGAGGCCTTCGTCAAACTGGCACTGCAGGGCGTGGCATACTGCCTGATCCCTAAAATTCAGATAGAGTCAGAGTTGGACAGCGGCGGCTTGGTCAATCTGACCCCGGAGATCATGTTGACCCGCCGGATTTACTGGCATCACTGGGCGCTGGAAAGCGGCGTCTTTAGTGAAGTGACGGCTCAGTTACTGGCGCATGCCAGAAAGCGTCTGCCTCAGTAA
- the epd gene encoding erythrose-4-phosphate dehydrogenase, whose product MTLRVAINGFGRIGRSVLRALYESGKHHQIKVVAVNELAQPEAMAHLLQYDSSHGRFGRKVSHDQEHLFIANGQSEDAIRILHLSDIQLLPWRDLAVDIVLDCTGVYGSRADGEAHIQAGAKKVLFSHPAANDIDNTIIFGVNQDSLSPQDRIVSNGSCTTNCIVPVIKVLDDAFGIESGTITTIHSAMNDQQVIDAYHTDLRRTRAASQSIIPVDTKLHLGIGRIFPHFADKFEAISVRVPTINVTAMDLSVTVKTNVSVNDVNQALAEAARCTLTDIVDYTTAPLVSVDFNHDPHSAIVDGTQTRVSNQHLLKLLIWCDNEWGFANRMLDTALVMHQVSGQLKDVSEFPSQAKSQG is encoded by the coding sequence ATGACATTACGAGTCGCAATTAATGGATTTGGCCGTATCGGCCGCAGTGTACTGCGGGCCTTGTATGAAAGCGGCAAACATCATCAGATAAAAGTCGTGGCAGTGAACGAACTGGCTCAGCCTGAAGCGATGGCCCATCTGCTTCAGTATGATTCCAGTCATGGTCGCTTTGGCCGCAAGGTCAGCCATGATCAGGAGCACCTGTTCATTGCCAATGGTCAGAGTGAAGACGCGATTCGTATTCTTCATCTGAGTGATATCCAATTGCTCCCGTGGCGGGATCTGGCAGTGGATATTGTTCTGGACTGTACCGGCGTCTACGGCTCCAGAGCCGACGGTGAAGCCCATATTCAGGCCGGTGCCAAGAAAGTCCTGTTTTCCCATCCTGCTGCCAATGACATTGATAACACCATCATCTTCGGTGTGAACCAAGACAGCCTGTCACCTCAAGATCGCATTGTTTCCAACGGTTCCTGTACCACCAACTGCATTGTACCTGTGATTAAAGTGCTTGATGATGCTTTCGGCATTGAATCTGGCACGATCACCACCATTCATTCAGCCATGAATGACCAGCAGGTGATCGATGCCTACCATACGGATCTGCGCCGGACACGCGCTGCAAGCCAGTCGATCATTCCGGTAGACACAAAATTACACTTAGGTATCGGCCGTATTTTTCCTCATTTTGCGGATAAATTTGAGGCGATTTCAGTCAGGGTTCCTACAATTAACGTCACCGCGATGGATCTGAGCGTCACGGTGAAGACTAATGTCTCGGTTAATGATGTAAATCAAGCCCTGGCCGAGGCTGCCAGGTGTACATTGACGGATATTGTCGATTACACCACAGCGCCACTTGTTTCTGTTGACTTCAATCATGATCCCCACAGTGCCATTGTTGATGGCACCCAGACCCGTGTCAGTAATCAGCATCTGCTGAAGTTGCTGATCTGGTGCGACAATGAATGGGGATTTGCCAACCGTATGCTGGATACAGCGCTGGTGATGCATCAGGTCAGTGGCCAACTGAAAGACGTTTCTGAATTTCCCAGCCAGGCAAAATCGCAGGGCTGA
- the fbaA gene encoding class II fructose-bisphosphate aldolase — translation MSKIFDFVKPGVISGDDVQKVFAVAKENQFALPAVNVVNTDSINAVLEAAAKVKAPVVVQFSNGGAGFFAGKGLKLEGQNGPILGAIAGAKYVHAVAETYGVPVILHTDHAAKKLLPWIDGLLDAGEKHFAETGKPLFSSHMIDLSEESLEENIEICAKYLERMSKMNMTLEIELGCTGGEEDGVDNSHLDQSSLYTQPEDVAYAYEKLNAISPRFTIAASFGNVHGVYKPGNVVLTPTILRDSQAYCSEKFGIESNALNFVFHGGSGSSLEEIRESIGYGVIKMNIDTDTQWATWNGIREYYLENEAYLQGQIGNPTGEDAPNKKYYDPRVWLRKGQESMVKRLEQAFSDLNAVDVL, via the coding sequence ATGTCTAAGATCTTCGACTTCGTAAAACCTGGTGTGATTTCTGGCGACGACGTACAGAAAGTATTTGCAGTCGCAAAAGAAAACCAATTTGCGCTGCCAGCAGTGAACGTGGTGAACACGGATTCTATCAACGCTGTGCTTGAAGCTGCGGCGAAAGTGAAAGCCCCTGTTGTTGTTCAGTTCTCAAACGGCGGTGCTGGTTTCTTTGCAGGTAAAGGCCTGAAGCTGGAAGGTCAGAACGGCCCAATCCTGGGTGCGATTGCCGGTGCAAAATATGTTCACGCCGTGGCTGAAACTTACGGTGTGCCAGTGATTCTGCACACTGACCATGCGGCGAAAAAACTGCTGCCATGGATCGATGGTCTGCTGGATGCGGGTGAAAAGCACTTTGCTGAAACCGGTAAGCCGCTGTTCTCTTCTCACATGATCGATCTGTCTGAAGAGTCTCTGGAAGAAAACATCGAAATCTGTGCGAAGTACCTTGAGCGCATGAGCAAGATGAACATGACGCTGGAAATTGAACTGGGTTGTACCGGTGGTGAAGAAGACGGTGTGGATAACTCTCACCTGGATCAATCTTCTCTGTACACTCAGCCAGAAGATGTTGCCTACGCCTACGAGAAACTGAATGCAATCAGCCCGCGTTTCACTATCGCGGCATCTTTCGGTAACGTGCACGGTGTTTACAAGCCAGGTAACGTGGTTCTGACCCCAACGATTCTGCGTGATTCACAAGCGTATTGCTCTGAGAAATTCGGTATTGAGTCCAATGCACTGAACTTCGTATTCCACGGTGGTTCAGGTTCTTCTCTGGAAGAAATCCGCGAATCTATCGGTTACGGTGTGATCAAAATGAACATCGATACTGATACTCAGTGGGCCACCTGGAACGGTATCCGTGAATACTACCTGGAAAACGAAGCTTACCTGCAGGGCCAGATCGGTAACCCAACCGGTGAAGATGCGCCGAACAAAAAATACTACGATCCACGCGTATGGCTGCGCAAAGGTCAGGAATCTATGGTGAAGCGCCTGGAACAAGCGTTCTCTGATCTGAATGCAGTCGACGTACTGTAA
- a CDS encoding SprT family zinc-dependent metalloprotease: protein MDSLQQAIIERTLACLRQAEKKLGKQFPQPVIRFTQRGKIAGSARMQSWEIRYNPILLAENPQAFLNEVVPHELAHLLTYACYGKVRPHGPEWQKMMTEVFHVPARTTHSFDVSSVSGRTFHYRCQCREHQLTVRRHHKILRQQAIYHCMQCHQPLTLVAGSAPQ from the coding sequence ATGGACTCACTACAACAAGCGATTATTGAGCGTACCCTCGCCTGCCTTCGCCAGGCTGAAAAAAAGCTTGGCAAACAGTTTCCTCAACCGGTCATCCGTTTTACCCAGCGCGGTAAAATTGCAGGCAGTGCCCGGATGCAGAGCTGGGAGATCCGCTATAACCCAATATTGCTGGCAGAAAACCCGCAGGCTTTTCTGAACGAAGTGGTTCCCCATGAACTGGCCCACCTGCTCACGTATGCCTGCTATGGCAAAGTGCGTCCGCACGGCCCGGAATGGCAGAAGATGATGACAGAGGTGTTTCATGTGCCGGCACGGACCACGCACAGCTTCGATGTCTCTTCTGTAAGCGGACGGACTTTTCACTATCGCTGCCAATGCCGTGAGCATCAACTCACGGTCAGACGGCATCATAAGATTCTGCGTCAGCAAGCCATCTATCACTGCATGCAATGCCACCAGCCCTTAACGCTTGTTGCTGGAAGTGCGCCGCAGTGA
- a CDS encoding oxidative stress defense protein, producing the protein MKKTLLAVCLSGVTLISPLAMAEDSFPRLETIGVGEITAQPDMAVFTVAVEENRKTAQEAKQAADKAVTAFMDRLQKSGVKRADIESANIYLHPQYHSSNDAPPELVGYQASRQVTVTVRDLEKLNTYLDNALGDGINRIQNIELKVSDAEKYMEQARQAAIKDAQSKAKSLAQGFDTDIDGVWNIRYFDPMPRPVMGHMKMDAAMETQATYQDAEITFRDRVEVVFRLEK; encoded by the coding sequence ATGAAGAAAACCTTACTTGCTGTTTGTTTGAGTGGAGTGACGCTGATCAGTCCGTTGGCAATGGCAGAAGACAGCTTTCCCCGTCTGGAAACCATTGGTGTGGGGGAAATAACCGCTCAACCGGACATGGCTGTCTTTACCGTGGCGGTTGAAGAGAATCGTAAAACAGCTCAGGAAGCGAAACAGGCAGCCGACAAAGCCGTCACGGCCTTTATGGATCGCTTGCAAAAAAGTGGCGTGAAGCGGGCAGATATCGAAAGCGCCAATATTTATCTGCACCCACAGTACCACAGCAGCAACGATGCGCCCCCTGAACTGGTGGGTTATCAGGCGTCGCGGCAGGTCACTGTGACAGTCCGGGATTTGGAAAAACTGAATACCTATCTGGACAACGCGCTGGGTGACGGCATCAACCGGATTCAGAATATCGAGCTGAAAGTCAGCGATGCCGAGAAATACATGGAACAAGCCCGTCAGGCCGCCATCAAAGATGCGCAGAGTAAGGCGAAATCACTGGCGCAAGGCTTTGATACCGATATTGATGGGGTGTGGAATATCCGTTATTTCGATCCGATGCCGCGTCCGGTGATGGGGCATATGAAAATGGATGCGGCGATGGAAACTCAGGCTACCTATCAGGATGCCGAGATTACTTTCCGTGACCGAGTGGAAGTGGTGTTCCGTCTGGAAAAATAA
- a CDS encoding phosphoglycerate kinase, translating to MSVIKMTDLDLAGKRVLIRADLNVPVKAGKVTSDARILASLPTIKQCLAAGAKVMVTSHLGRPTEGEYADEFSLQPVVNYLQDALDCDVKLAKDYLNGLDLNAGELVVLENVRFNVGEKKNDEALSKQYAALCDVFVMDAFGTAHRAQASTHGVGMFAPVACAGPLLAAELDALGKALGNPARPMVAIVGGSKVSTKLTVLESLAKIADQVVVGGGIANTFIAAEGHGVGKSLYEADLIDTAKALMAQTNVPVATDVVCAKEFSDTAEATIKSASEIAEDDMVLDIGPDSAAELARIIKEAKTILWNGPVGVFEIEQFGKGTEVVAQAIADSAGFSIAGGGDTLAAIDKYGIKDKVSYISTGGGAFLEFVEGKKLPAVAMLEERAKA from the coding sequence ATGTCTGTAATCAAGATGACTGATCTGGATCTGGCCGGTAAACGTGTGCTGATCCGTGCCGATCTGAACGTGCCAGTCAAAGCAGGTAAAGTAACTTCTGATGCACGAATCCTGGCATCTCTGCCAACGATCAAGCAATGCCTGGCAGCAGGCGCAAAGGTAATGGTTACCTCTCACCTGGGTCGTCCGACCGAAGGTGAATATGCTGACGAGTTCTCTCTGCAGCCAGTCGTGAACTATCTGCAAGACGCGCTCGACTGTGATGTGAAGCTGGCGAAAGATTACCTGAATGGTCTGGATCTGAACGCTGGCGAGCTGGTGGTACTGGAAAACGTTCGCTTCAACGTGGGCGAGAAGAAGAATGACGAAGCACTGTCTAAGCAATACGCGGCACTGTGTGACGTGTTTGTGATGGATGCATTCGGTACGGCTCACCGTGCACAGGCATCGACGCACGGTGTGGGCATGTTTGCGCCTGTGGCGTGTGCCGGCCCGCTGCTCGCCGCGGAACTGGACGCTCTGGGTAAGGCGCTGGGTAATCCTGCCCGCCCTATGGTGGCCATTGTTGGCGGCTCGAAAGTGTCGACCAAACTGACCGTGCTTGAGTCACTGGCTAAGATTGCCGATCAGGTTGTGGTGGGTGGCGGTATCGCGAACACCTTTATTGCGGCTGAAGGTCACGGTGTTGGTAAATCTCTGTACGAAGCCGACCTGATTGATACAGCGAAAGCCCTGATGGCGCAAACCAATGTGCCGGTTGCAACTGATGTGGTCTGCGCCAAAGAATTCTCTGACACCGCTGAAGCGACCATCAAGTCTGCTTCTGAGATTGCAGAAGACGATATGGTACTGGATATCGGTCCGGATTCTGCGGCTGAACTGGCCCGCATTATCAAAGAAGCCAAAACTATCTTGTGGAACGGCCCGGTCGGTGTGTTCGAGATTGAGCAATTCGGCAAAGGAACTGAAGTCGTGGCACAAGCGATTGCGGACTCTGCAGGTTTCTCGATTGCCGGTGGCGGCGATACGCTGGCTGCGATTGATAAGTACGGTATCAAAGATAAGGTATCTTACATCTCAACGGGTGGCGGTGCGTTCCTGGAGTTTGTAGAAGGTAAAAAGCTGCCGGCAGTTGCTATGCTGGAAGAACGAGCGAAAGCCTGA
- the mscS gene encoding small-conductance mechanosensitive channel MscS yields MTESVTDKVVDTIANNELADGVKQAGNWVVDNQELLIQYGVNLISALLILFIGNLVSKGVASGFGKMLRRKQMDEAVVKFLQSLVRYLLFVIVLIAALSRVGVQTASVVAVIGAAGLAIGLALQGSLSNFAAGVLIVAFRPFKSGDYVEVAGVAGSVESIQVFQTVLNTPDNKMVVVPNAAVIGGAITNYSKHETRRIDYVIGVSYKSDLKKTKEVLKRVVDAEPRLLKTPAPTIGVVALADSSVNFVVRPWVKTADYWAVYFDLLQAIKEELDKEGIEIPFPQMDVHLNKVEE; encoded by the coding sequence ATGACTGAGAGTGTAACGGATAAAGTAGTGGATACTATTGCCAATAATGAGCTGGCAGATGGTGTCAAACAAGCGGGTAACTGGGTGGTCGATAATCAGGAGCTGTTAATTCAGTACGGCGTTAACCTGATTTCAGCCCTGCTCATCCTGTTTATTGGTAATCTGGTATCGAAAGGGGTGGCAAGCGGGTTCGGCAAAATGCTGCGCCGCAAACAAATGGATGAGGCGGTTGTCAAATTCCTGCAGTCACTGGTCCGTTACCTGTTGTTTGTAATCGTGCTGATTGCCGCATTGAGCCGTGTTGGCGTGCAAACGGCCTCTGTGGTGGCTGTCATCGGTGCCGCCGGCCTGGCCATTGGCCTGGCCTTGCAGGGTTCACTGTCCAACTTCGCTGCCGGTGTGCTGATTGTAGCCTTCCGTCCTTTTAAATCCGGCGATTATGTTGAAGTGGCTGGTGTGGCCGGTTCTGTTGAATCGATTCAGGTTTTTCAAACCGTACTGAATACCCCGGACAATAAAATGGTGGTTGTTCCTAATGCGGCTGTGATTGGCGGAGCTATCACCAACTACTCCAAACATGAAACCCGCCGGATCGATTATGTGATTGGGGTTTCGTACAAGTCGGATCTGAAAAAGACCAAAGAAGTGCTCAAGCGCGTTGTGGATGCCGAGCCGCGTTTGCTGAAAACGCCAGCCCCAACCATTGGCGTGGTGGCACTGGCAGACTCTTCAGTGAACTTTGTGGTTCGTCCCTGGGTGAAAACCGCCGATTACTGGGCTGTGTATTTTGATTTGCTCCAGGCAATCAAAGAAGAGCTGGATAAAGAAGGCATTGAGATTCCGTTCCCGCAAATGGATGTGCATCTCAACAAAGTTGAAGAGTAA